The genomic window AAAATTGATTGAAAGTGACAAGGATAAAGCTTTTGACCTGGCAGATGAGCTTCCTTCGGCTTTAGTAATTAACGGGGATGGTAGAAATGTAGAACTGCTGGAAGAAGAAAATATTAGCGATATGGACGCTTTTATTGCAGTTACCGGAAATTCTGAAACTAATATTATGTCCTGTCTGGTAGCTAAATCTAAAGGAGTACACAAAACAATTGCTCTAGTAGAAAACATGGATTATTTTCAATTATCGCATTCTATTGGGATTGATACTTTAATAAATAAAAAATTATTAGCGGCTAATAATATATTCCGGTTTGTACGGAAAGGGGAAGTGGTAGCAATGACCAAACTCAACAATATGAATGCGGAGTTATTGGAATTTATCGTGCAACCCAGTTGTGAGGTCGCCAGTACTGCTATCCGGGAATTGGATTTTCCTCGATCGGCTATTATTGCCGGGGTCATTCGTAACGGGAAAGGAATGATCCCACTAGGGGATTTCTTTATTCAGCCCGGAGATCGGGTAGTGGTTTGCTGTCTACCGAAGGCTATTAAAAAAATTGAAAAGCTGTTCCTGTAGATGCCGAAGCTTAATTATAAAATTATCATCCATATCATGGGACTATTGTTGCTTTGCAACGGTGGTTTTATGTTACTTGCCACATTGGTTAGCTTTATTTATGCCGATGGGGTGACTGTTCAAATTATGGCTGCTTCTCTGGCAACCATGATTGTCGGGGTCATCATGATGTTTATAACCCGGGAACATAAAAAAGCTTTAGATAAGCGTGAAGGTTATATTGTGGTATCCTTTGGATGGATATTCATGTCTTTAAGCGGGATGTTACCTTATTTGATATCCGAAGCAATTCCTACGGTAACTAATGCTTTTTTTGAAACCATGTCTGGATATACCACCACCGGTGCCTCGATATTAAACGATATAGAAATTGTACCTAAAGGTATTTTATTTTGGCGTAGCCTTACGCACTGGATAGGCGGGATGGGGATTATTGTATTAGCCGTGGCAATTTTACCTTTATTAGGAATAGGAGGAATGCAGCTTTTTGCCGCCGAAGCCCCAGGTCCCAGTGCTGATAAATTACATCCTAGAATTACCGATACTGCCAAACGTTTATGGCTTATTTATTTCGGTTATACCGCAGCACAAACACTTTTTTTAAAGTTGGCCGGGATGGACTTCTTTGATGCAATCAATCATGCATTAAGTACCTTATCTACTGGAGGTTTTTCTACTAAAAATGCAAGTGTTGCCTACTGGAATGATCAACCGTTGATTCAATATATTATCATCCTTTTTATGTTTTTAGCAGGGATGAATTTTATTTTAAGCTACTTTGCTTTTAAAGGAAACTTTAGAAAATTTTTAAAAGACGAAGAGTTTAAACTATATAGTTTTTTTACCGTATCTTTTACTTTAATAGCTGCCGTCATTATTTATCTAAAAGCAGACCCTTCTATGTCAGTTATTGATCATCCTATGGTTTTAGGAGAGGGAGAGAGCGCCTTTAGGCATGC from Aquimarina sp. ERC-38 includes these protein-coding regions:
- a CDS encoding TrkH family potassium uptake protein, translated to MPKLNYKIIIHIMGLLLLCNGGFMLLATLVSFIYADGVTVQIMAASLATMIVGVIMMFITREHKKALDKREGYIVVSFGWIFMSLSGMLPYLISEAIPTVTNAFFETMSGYTTTGASILNDIEIVPKGILFWRSLTHWIGGMGIIVLAVAILPLLGIGGMQLFAAEAPGPSADKLHPRITDTAKRLWLIYFGYTAAQTLFLKLAGMDFFDAINHALSTLSTGGFSTKNASVAYWNDQPLIQYIIILFMFLAGMNFILSYFAFKGNFRKFLKDEEFKLYSFFTVSFTLIAAVIIYLKADPSMSVIDHPMVLGEGESAFRHALFQVLAVVTTTGFVSADFTVWTPFLKIFFFGLMFLGGSAGSTSGGMKVVRHLITIRNGIMEFKRTLHPRAVLPVRYNDRAISKEIVFNILGFFILYMLAFIIGSLVLGTMGLDFETAIGGAASSLGNVGPAFGKLSPVNNFDVLPDAGKWWCSFLMLIGRLELFTVLILLTPFFWRNR